Proteins encoded in a region of the Marinococcus sp. PL1-022 genome:
- the aroH gene encoding chorismate mutase, which yields MIRGVRGATTVKENHAEEIWEETGRVLKEMIAENHITADQVSHIWFTVTSDLDAAFPAKAAREIPGWEFVPVMCAQEIPVPGSLERCIRVMMTADVNVPAKDVQHIFLNEAVALRPDLGLTKQKDS from the coding sequence GTGATACGAGGTGTACGGGGTGCAACAACGGTAAAAGAAAACCACGCAGAAGAGATCTGGGAAGAAACCGGACGGGTACTTAAGGAAATGATAGCGGAAAATCATATTACCGCAGACCAGGTATCGCATATTTGGTTTACGGTCACTTCTGATCTGGATGCTGCTTTTCCGGCAAAAGCAGCGAGGGAGATTCCTGGATGGGAGTTTGTTCCGGTAATGTGTGCCCAGGAAATCCCGGTGCCTGGCAGCCTGGAGCGTTGCATCCGTGTGATGATGACTGCGGATGTAAATGTACCTGCAAAAGATGTGCAGCATATCTTTTTAAACGAAGCGGTGGCGCTTCGTCCGGACCTTGGATTGACAAAGCAGAAGGATTCCTAG